A region from the Triticum aestivum cultivar Chinese Spring chromosome 3D, IWGSC CS RefSeq v2.1, whole genome shotgun sequence genome encodes:
- the LOC123079583 gene encoding probable serine/threonine-protein kinase PBL1 — protein sequence MMGCFTGLRSKKKKSPLVASKKHGDARDTSLRLPEPEAHVPSLQSAPPSFRNRPKICQSANKVSYSRARVLSAPSSLILVDQDGLPYAEFDDQDDSRTKGGAIKAHRFSNPLPLPLPSPEGSSLRNFGSFKAINASGPLEVSGPLPLPPKRSDGLKNFSYDEISTACQWFSSDQCVSETQTLTSYKASFRDDFVEPKKMEAIVARLLPSNQSFKEFKAQVNTLASLQHPNICKLIGYHAREESNERMLVYERLHHGSLDRLLFGRPEGRLMDWSTRLKVALGAAKGLAFLHDEGPFQAMYDDFSTSNIQIEKDFTAKLLGYGCVGFNSEEERSKASVTATNLSEETLEKGVLTPKSNVWSFGVVLLELITGRKNLDVRSTKEERNIVKWGRPFLTDDSRLSLIMDPRIKGRFPPKAARTVADIILKCLHRDPSERPTMRAVVESLASVQDIKVPCRYPLQVPSAAPRKVMLKSTSLNGIVPQHPVMTFSPSPPSRNQHLVSPRSSTSALLPPRNCSSIITLDYPRVSSVKKSPPNIMRRPGVEGF from the exons ATGATGGGCTGCTTCACTGGCCTGaggtccaagaagaagaagagcccTCTTGTTGCAAGCAAGAAGCATGGCGATGCAAGGGACACATCCCTGAGGCTCCCGGAGCCGGAGGCTCATGTGCCATCTTTGCAGTCAGCGCCTCCTAGTTTCAGGAACAGGCCAAAGATCTGCCAGTCGGCCAATAAAGTCTCTTACAGCAGAGCACGTGTGCTGTCTGCTCCCTCCAGCCTGATTCTGGTTGATCAGGATGGCCTTCCGTATGCCGAATTTGACGATCAGGATGACTCTAGGACCAAGGGAGGAGCTATTAAGGCGCATCGATTTTCAAATCCATTGCCCCTTCCTCTTCCCTCACCAGAAGGCAGTTCTTTGAGGAACTTTGGTAGCTTCAAGGCTATCAATGCAAGCGGGCCACTTGAGGTTTCAGGTCCTCTCCCACTGCCTCCGAAGAGGTCTGATGGGCTTAAGAACTTCTCGTATGATGAGATTTCCACTGCTTGCCAGTGGTTTTCTAGTGATCAGTGTGTCTCGGAAACCCAGACTTTGACATCATACAAGGCATCGTTCAGGGATGATTTTGTTGAACCAAAGAAGATGGAAGCAATAGTTGCCCGATTACTCCCGTCCAACCAG AGTTTCAAAGAATTTAAGGCGCAAGTAAATACGTTGGCATCACTTCAACATCCCAATATATGTAAACTCATCGGCTATCATGCAAGAGAAGAATCTAATGAAAGGATGTTGGTCTATGAGCGGCTCCATCATGGCAGTTTAGACAGGTTACTCTTTGGAAGACCGGAAGGTCGTTTAATGGACTGGTCTACACGTTTGAAGGTTGCCCTTGGTGCTGCTAAAGGTCTAGCTTTCCTACACGATGAAGGACCCTTTCAG GCAATGTATGATGACTTCTCAACCTCAAACATCCAAATAGAGAAAGATTTCACTGCAAAGCTGTTGGGATATGGTTGTGTTGGCTTCAATTCTGAGGAGGAAAGATCTAAGGCATCTGTG ACTGCTACAAACCTCTCAGAGGAAACCTTGGAGAAAGGCGTATTGACTCCCAAGAGCAACGTATGGAGCTTTGGAGTCGTCTTGCTCGAGCTAATAACAGGAAGGAAGAACCTTGATGTACGTTCCACCAAAGAAGAACGTAATATTGTCAAGTGGGGTAGGCCTTTCCTCACCGACGACAGTCGTCTATCCCTCATCATGGATCCCCGTATAAAAGGACGCTTTCCTCCCAAGGCTGCTAGGACTGTGGCAGACATCATTCTGAAGTGCCTTCATAGGGATCCATCCGAAAGGCCTACGATGAGGGCCGTCGTGGAGTCTCTAGCAAGCGTCCAGGACATAAAGGTCCCCTGCCGGTATCCTCTTCAAGTACCGTCCGCCGCACCGAGGAAAGTGATGCTAAAATCCACGAGTCTCAACGGCATTGTTCCTCAGCATCCTGTCATGACCTTCTCGCCGTCGCCTCCTTCGCGCAACCAACACCTGGTGTCACCGAGATCATCAACGTCCGCGTTACTTCCCCCAAGGAACTGCTCTTCCATCATCACCCTGGACTACCCCAGGGTAAGCTCGGTCAAGAAATCGCCCCCCAACATCATGCGGAGACCTGGCGTCGAGGGTTTTTGA